One window from the genome of Bdellovibrionales bacterium encodes:
- a CDS encoding transporter substrate-binding domain-containing protein, translating to MMMLMTILIAFLFMTDVQAAQLPVRAAVPAGLPPPLLFEKEEELTGIVPEYTRALVDILGRKGTLSLLPRNRLIKYLHKGSIDFLCYTSYAWADEKDTYNWADTLFMKREFILGPAPMPKDFSGLKGKTIGTMLAYFYPKLDKMFKDGSLIREDGPTEEANLVKLRQNHIEYLIVDEVFLNYYKKNNPEIEKGRERLSLGEYPVSCSLSKKGRVTVKELNKAIAKLKSSGKLQEIFDKYGTPVFR from the coding sequence ATGATGATGTTGATGACGATTCTCATAGCTTTTCTATTTATGACCGATGTGCAGGCTGCGCAGTTGCCTGTGCGTGCGGCGGTCCCGGCGGGTTTGCCTCCTCCGCTGCTATTTGAAAAAGAAGAGGAGCTCACGGGAATCGTGCCGGAATACACGCGAGCGCTGGTAGATATTTTAGGGCGCAAAGGAACGCTGAGCCTTTTACCACGCAATCGTCTGATTAAATATCTGCATAAGGGGTCCATCGATTTCCTTTGCTACACGAGCTATGCGTGGGCTGATGAAAAAGACACTTACAATTGGGCCGACACGCTGTTTATGAAGCGGGAATTCATCCTGGGACCTGCGCCGATGCCGAAAGACTTCAGCGGTCTTAAAGGAAAAACTATCGGAACGATGCTGGCTTATTTTTATCCAAAACTCGATAAGATGTTTAAGGATGGCAGTTTGATTCGTGAAGATGGCCCGACAGAAGAAGCCAATCTTGTGAAGCTTCGCCAAAATCATATCGAGTACCTGATCGTGGATGAGGTTTTTCTAAATTATTATAAAAAGAATAATCCAGAGATCGAAAAGGGACGTGAGCGTCTTTCGTTAGGCGAATACCCTGTGTCTTGTTCATTGAGCAAAAAGGGCCGTGTTACGGTGAAGGAACTCAATAAGGCCATCGCTAAATTAAAATCCTCGGGCAAGCTGCAAGAGATCTTCGATAAATATGGCACTCCAGTTTTCAGATAA
- a CDS encoding ABC transporter permease subunit: protein MIENKLITNELTLKRYRRFKRNRSAVISVYIFLFMIFVSFTAELWFNSKPHVMKYHGELYFPLVKDYHPSLFGRDDIQVMDYRALQMGEGDWEIWPLVQWDAYESNSFVDSYPAAPSRYNLMGTDDRGRDVLTRLVYGFRYTFVYAVGVWFLSYLIGCAVGAAMGYMGGKVDLVGMRLIEVYESIPAFLILITLISIFKPNLFMLVVFSVFFSWTGISHYMRGQFLSLRKREYVEAAKAIGSTHKRIVFKHILPNALTPIVTLTPFEIAGNISLLSTMDYLGLGLPAPTPSWGELLSQGQSYFTTAEWLVWYPTLALVLTMSLLININLAVRDAFDAKSAVG, encoded by the coding sequence ATGATCGAGAACAAGCTGATTACCAATGAGTTGACCCTGAAGCGCTATCGTCGCTTTAAACGCAATCGTTCTGCGGTTATTTCCGTTTATATTTTCTTGTTCATGATCTTCGTGAGCTTCACGGCGGAGTTGTGGTTTAATAGCAAACCGCACGTGATGAAATATCATGGCGAACTGTATTTCCCACTCGTGAAAGACTATCACCCGTCTTTGTTTGGACGCGATGATATTCAGGTCATGGACTATCGCGCATTGCAAATGGGTGAAGGTGACTGGGAAATCTGGCCTCTCGTTCAATGGGATGCCTATGAGAGCAACTCTTTCGTAGATTCGTATCCGGCAGCTCCTTCTCGCTATAACTTGATGGGGACCGATGACCGTGGCCGTGATGTTCTCACACGCTTGGTCTATGGTTTCCGTTACACCTTCGTATATGCAGTGGGTGTTTGGTTCCTTTCCTACCTCATCGGTTGTGCTGTGGGCGCGGCGATGGGTTACATGGGCGGTAAGGTCGACTTGGTGGGAATGCGCCTGATTGAAGTTTACGAGAGTATTCCGGCCTTCTTGATTTTGATTACTTTGATTTCGATCTTTAAGCCGAATTTGTTCATGCTCGTCGTGTTCAGCGTGTTCTTTAGTTGGACGGGGATTTCTCACTACATGCGTGGTCAGTTCCTGAGCTTGAGAAAGCGCGAGTACGTTGAGGCGGCAAAAGCGATCGGTTCGACTCACAAGCGGATCGTGTTTAAGCACATCCTTCCGAATGCTTTGACTCCGATCGTGACTTTGACTCCGTTTGAAATCGCCGGAAACATTTCTTTGCTTTCGACGATGGATTACTTGGGCCTTGGATTGCCGGCACCAACTCCAAGCTGGGGTGAGTTGCTGAGCCAAGGTCAAAGCTATTTCACAACTGCAGAGTGGCTCGTATGGTATCCGACACTGGCGTTGGTTCTTACCATGAGCTTGTTGATCAATATCAACCTTGCGGTTCGCGATGCGTTCGACGCGAAATCAGCTGTCGGCTAG
- a CDS encoding ABC transporter permease subunit, with the protein MIPTFFGITLLTFVVINLAPGSPIEQKLQAIRFGSSMGGGSGNGRSNETGVNQEVIDALKKQYGFDKPIHVRYIIWLKNLTKLDFGESFTYQEPVTDVIFSKFPVSMQFGLTSLFLTYLVCIPLGVKMAMKAGTNFDRATGLALNFTYALPPLVLGIFLITIFAGKLDWFPIGSLKSDNYDELSTWGQILDRVHHFILPLICYMIGGFTQLSYLMRNSMLEVVKSDYVRTARAKGVSEKVVLYKHALRNALIALVPGIASFFGVFLAGSLIIERIFNLDGMGLLSYQSLLVRDYNVIMGITFISSLVLVFGRVFSDIVYVLIDPRIDFK; encoded by the coding sequence ATGATTCCGACGTTCTTCGGAATTACCTTGTTGACCTTTGTTGTGATCAACTTGGCTCCGGGCAGCCCTATTGAGCAGAAGTTGCAAGCAATTCGCTTCGGCTCAAGCATGGGCGGTGGCAGCGGCAATGGTCGCTCCAACGAAACGGGCGTGAATCAGGAAGTGATTGACGCTCTTAAGAAGCAATACGGTTTCGATAAACCAATCCATGTTCGCTATATAATCTGGTTGAAGAACCTCACGAAGCTCGATTTTGGTGAGAGTTTTACTTACCAAGAGCCTGTGACGGATGTGATCTTCAGTAAGTTCCCAGTGTCTATGCAGTTTGGTTTGACCTCTCTGTTCCTGACATATCTTGTGTGTATTCCTTTAGGCGTGAAGATGGCGATGAAGGCGGGCACGAATTTCGACCGCGCGACGGGCTTGGCCCTGAACTTCACCTATGCGCTTCCGCCGCTAGTTTTAGGTATTTTCTTGATCACGATCTTTGCAGGTAAGCTCGATTGGTTCCCGATCGGCAGCTTGAAGTCCGACAATTATGATGAACTCTCAACGTGGGGTCAGATCTTAGATCGCGTTCATCACTTTATTCTTCCTTTGATCTGTTACATGATCGGTGGCTTTACTCAGCTGTCTTACTTGATGAGAAACTCCATGCTTGAAGTTGTGAAGTCCGACTACGTTCGTACGGCACGCGCCAAAGGTGTTTCTGAAAAAGTGGTTCTTTATAAGCATGCTTTGAGAAACGCTTTGATCGCCTTGGTTCCAGGGATCGCCAGCTTCTTTGGTGTGTTCTTGGCGGGTTCTTTGATCATTGAGCGTATTTTCAACCTCGATGGCATGGGCCTTCTCAGTTACCAGTCTTTGCTCGTGCGCGATTATAACGTGATCATGGGTATTACATTCATTTCGTCTCTGGTATTGGTGTTCGGCCGTGTCTTCAGCGATATCGTTTATGTTCTCATTGACCCAAGGATTGACTTCAAATGA
- a CDS encoding transporter substrate-binding domain-containing protein, with the protein MLMFFTAFLFMANVKADSGLPVRAAVPAGLPPPLLFEKGEELTGIVPEYTRALIEFLGHKGSVSLLPRNRILKYFRQGSADFLCYASYAWADERDTYNWSDTLFTKREWILGPAPMPKEIKGLKGKTIGTMLGYFYPDLEKMLKDGSLHREDGPSEEANLVKLRNHHLEYLIVDEVFLNYYKKDNPDIEKGRERLLLREYPVSCALSKKGRVTVEELNKAIAKLRSSGKLQEIFDKYGTPILK; encoded by the coding sequence TTGTTGATGTTTTTTACTGCTTTTCTATTTATGGCCAACGTGAAGGCTGATTCTGGCTTACCGGTGCGGGCCGCGGTGCCAGCGGGACTGCCGCCGCCGTTGCTTTTTGAAAAAGGAGAGGAGCTGACAGGGATCGTTCCTGAATACACGCGGGCTTTGATTGAGTTCTTGGGACATAAAGGATCGGTGAGTTTGCTTCCGCGCAATCGGATCCTCAAATACTTCCGTCAAGGGTCCGCAGATTTTTTGTGCTACGCAAGCTATGCCTGGGCAGACGAGAGAGACACCTACAATTGGTCCGATACACTCTTTACTAAGCGCGAATGGATTCTAGGGCCAGCGCCGATGCCGAAAGAGATTAAAGGCCTCAAGGGCAAAACCATCGGGACGATGTTGGGATACTTCTATCCAGATCTTGAGAAGATGCTCAAAGACGGATCTTTGCATCGCGAAGATGGCCCATCAGAAGAAGCGAATCTAGTAAAACTTCGTAATCACCACCTCGAGTATCTGATCGTGGATGAGGTTTTCCTCAATTACTATAAGAAGGACAATCCTGACATCGAAAAAGGCCGCGAGCGGCTATTGCTTCGCGAGTATCCTGTGTCCTGCGCATTGAGTAAGAAGGGCCGGGTGACGGTGGAGGAACTCAACAAAGCTATCGCGAAGCTAAGGTCTTCGGGCAAGTTACAAGAGATCTTTGATAAATATGGCACACCGATTTTGAAGTAG
- a CDS encoding leucine--tRNA ligase: MALNHTEYEKKWQKKWEDQGAFRAVNGSTKPKYYALGMFPYPSGSGLHLGHIASYTPTDIMARYKRTVGFNVLNPMGYDAFGLPAEQYAIQTGIHPAITTEKAIASFRNTLQSFGFSFDWSREISTADPKYYKWTQFIFLKLMERGLAYQKEVPVNWCPALKTVLANDEIIDGKSERGGHPVIRVPMKQWMLKITDYAERLLEGLDTIDWPERTKEGQRNWIGKSEGARVTFKVDGENETFEVFTTRPDTLFGVTFMVLAPENPLVAKITAMAHKPAVDDYVAASARKSEVDRKASTDKTGVFTGAYALNPLNGHKIPIWIADYVLMDYGTGAIMAVPGHDARDFEFAEKFNLPIVRVLEGGDKLPFEGEGTLVNSDFLNGMTKAAAIKKMTETLEAKKIGQKEIQYKLRDWLFSRQRYWGEPFPVVHFPKAGMKGVPVNELPVLLPEVADYEPSDKGEAPLARNKEWVQYPGTAAIGAPGEMGQRETDTMPGSAGSSWYFLRYIDPQNDAAPFSPEAEKYWMPVDLYVGGPEHTVGHLLYSRFWMKVLFDAGLVTHDEPFKKLAHQGMILGEDHQKMSKSKGNGIAADEVSLKYGADSLRTFVCFMGPLESEKPWSTTGIEGVKRFLDRVSRLIVNDDGQIVASDEAAPAEIEKLLHKTIKKVTEDIEKMSFNTAISAMMILVNELYRANVKPKSVLKPLSQLLMPFAPYLAEELWEKMGGEGFVSLAPWPKYDNKLVADDTVTIGVQVNGKMRGTIETAVDASEADALAAAYKVETVAAVLAGKTPDKVIYKAGKILNLIVK, from the coding sequence ATGGCTTTGAATCACACGGAATACGAGAAAAAGTGGCAAAAAAAATGGGAAGACCAAGGCGCTTTCCGCGCCGTTAACGGTTCTACTAAACCAAAATATTACGCCCTCGGAATGTTTCCTTATCCGTCTGGTTCAGGCCTGCACTTGGGTCACATTGCCTCTTACACACCCACTGATATCATGGCTCGCTACAAGCGCACCGTGGGTTTCAACGTTTTGAACCCAATGGGCTACGATGCTTTCGGTTTGCCAGCAGAGCAATATGCGATTCAAACCGGCATTCACCCGGCCATCACCACTGAGAAAGCGATTGCGAGCTTCCGCAATACTTTACAATCTTTCGGATTCAGCTTCGACTGGAGCCGCGAAATTTCTACAGCGGATCCAAAGTATTACAAATGGACTCAGTTCATTTTCTTGAAATTGATGGAGCGCGGGCTTGCTTATCAAAAAGAAGTTCCCGTGAACTGGTGCCCGGCTTTGAAAACCGTTTTGGCGAACGATGAAATCATCGACGGCAAATCAGAACGCGGCGGTCACCCTGTGATTCGCGTGCCGATGAAGCAGTGGATGTTGAAAATCACTGACTACGCTGAGCGCTTGCTCGAAGGTCTCGACACGATCGACTGGCCAGAGCGCACCAAAGAGGGCCAGCGCAATTGGATCGGTAAAAGCGAAGGCGCGCGCGTCACTTTCAAAGTCGACGGCGAAAATGAAACTTTCGAAGTTTTTACCACTCGTCCCGACACTTTGTTCGGCGTGACCTTTATGGTGCTTGCGCCAGAAAATCCACTCGTCGCCAAGATCACAGCGATGGCTCACAAGCCCGCAGTTGACGACTATGTTGCCGCTTCAGCTCGTAAATCTGAAGTCGACCGCAAAGCCAGCACGGACAAGACCGGCGTATTCACCGGTGCTTATGCACTGAACCCATTGAATGGTCACAAAATCCCTATCTGGATTGCCGACTACGTTCTGATGGATTATGGAACCGGCGCAATCATGGCAGTTCCAGGTCATGACGCTCGCGACTTTGAATTCGCAGAAAAATTCAATTTGCCAATCGTGCGTGTTTTAGAAGGCGGCGACAAATTGCCATTCGAAGGCGAAGGCACTCTGGTAAATTCTGATTTCTTAAACGGCATGACGAAAGCTGCAGCCATCAAAAAGATGACTGAAACTCTCGAAGCTAAAAAAATTGGCCAAAAAGAAATTCAATACAAACTCCGTGACTGGCTCTTTAGCCGCCAACGCTACTGGGGCGAACCGTTCCCGGTCGTGCACTTCCCGAAAGCCGGTATGAAAGGCGTTCCTGTCAACGAGTTGCCGGTTCTCTTGCCGGAAGTTGCTGACTATGAACCGTCTGACAAAGGCGAAGCCCCATTGGCGCGCAATAAAGAATGGGTTCAGTACCCAGGCACGGCGGCGATCGGTGCTCCTGGCGAAATGGGTCAGCGTGAAACCGACACAATGCCGGGTTCTGCGGGCTCTTCTTGGTACTTCTTGCGTTACATCGATCCACAAAACGACGCGGCTCCATTCTCGCCCGAGGCTGAGAAATACTGGATGCCGGTGGATTTGTATGTGGGCGGCCCTGAACACACCGTGGGACATTTGCTCTACTCGCGCTTCTGGATGAAGGTTCTTTTCGATGCAGGCCTTGTCACCCACGACGAGCCATTCAAAAAATTGGCCCACCAAGGGATGATTCTCGGCGAAGACCACCAAAAGATGTCTAAATCCAAAGGCAACGGGATCGCGGCGGATGAAGTGAGCTTGAAATACGGCGCGGACTCTCTCCGTACCTTCGTTTGCTTTATGGGACCTCTTGAAAGCGAAAAACCTTGGTCGACAACCGGCATTGAGGGCGTGAAACGCTTCTTGGACCGTGTCAGCCGCCTGATCGTTAACGACGACGGCCAAATTGTTGCCAGCGACGAGGCAGCGCCCGCTGAGATCGAAAAGCTCCTTCATAAAACCATCAAGAAGGTGACCGAAGACATCGAAAAGATGAGCTTCAATACAGCCATCAGCGCCATGATGATCCTCGTGAACGAGCTCTACAGAGCCAATGTTAAACCAAAGAGTGTTTTAAAACCCCTCTCTCAGCTCCTGATGCCATTTGCACCTTACTTGGCCGAAGAGCTCTGGGAAAAAATGGGAGGCGAGGGATTTGTTTCTTTGGCTCCATGGCCTAAGTATGATAACAAACTCGTCGCTGACGACACGGTCACTATTGGCGTTCAAGTGAACGGCAAAATGCGCGGAACGATTGAGACCGCAGTAGATGCTTCCGAGGCGGATGCCTTGGCAGCGGCCTACAAGGTCGAGACCGTGGCGGCGGTTCTAGCTGGTAAAACTCCTGACAAGGTGATTTACAAAGCGGGTAAGATTTTAAACTTGATTGTGAAATAG
- a CDS encoding peptide-binding protein has protein sequence MKVMGQILALVVVAGLSSAALAAKPNENAPQGGVFNLNLQGEPPTLHPIASTDTYAQGVQNYVLDTLLTRDLETYAWKPRVAEKWEISKDNKVFTFHLRKNAVFHDGKPVTAEDVKFSFDAIFEPAYQAAHLRPYYEGIAKVEVVDPLTVKVTAKDTYFKNFDVIAGGMAVIPKHIYGDVEKSKKMVRTLIGCGPYALDKFERGQIITLKRFDKWYGNEDKEWKGMYNFATINMRFYKEETVYLERAKKGDLDYIDLRPEAYVKKTEGAPWGKTIIKHKVENSAPKSYGFVGWNLRRDLFQDKNVRVALAHLMNREEMNKKFRFGMADLATGPTYVKSDYAPKTVKPFLFDPKAATELLAKAGWTDTDKDGTLDKVVNGKKVSFKFTLIHPNKDNEKYWTMYKEDLKKAGIDMEIKYLEWNSFLKLMDEGNFDAVALGWGGGDITWDPKQIWHSSSAVPGGSNFIGYKNPEVDKLIDEARQSLDEKKRVKLLQQVYEKIAADAPYVFMFNDKYDLYATASRIQMPAETFKYGVGVDFWWMGK, from the coding sequence ATGAAAGTAATGGGACAAATCTTGGCCCTTGTTGTAGTTGCTGGCCTCAGTTCTGCGGCTCTTGCGGCGAAACCTAACGAGAACGCTCCACAAGGCGGTGTTTTCAACTTGAATCTTCAAGGCGAACCACCAACTTTGCATCCAATCGCCAGCACGGACACTTACGCACAAGGCGTACAAAACTACGTTTTGGACACTTTGCTGACTCGTGACCTTGAGACGTACGCGTGGAAACCACGTGTTGCTGAAAAATGGGAAATCTCTAAAGACAACAAAGTCTTCACTTTCCACCTCCGTAAGAACGCGGTCTTCCATGACGGTAAACCTGTCACTGCAGAAGACGTAAAATTCTCTTTCGATGCTATCTTTGAACCTGCATACCAAGCAGCTCACTTGCGTCCTTACTACGAAGGCATCGCAAAAGTAGAAGTTGTGGATCCTCTCACTGTTAAAGTGACGGCAAAAGACACTTACTTCAAAAATTTCGACGTGATCGCCGGCGGTATGGCGGTTATTCCTAAGCACATCTACGGTGACGTAGAAAAATCTAAAAAAATGGTTCGTACTTTGATCGGTTGTGGTCCTTACGCTTTGGACAAGTTCGAGCGTGGCCAAATCATCACTTTGAAGCGTTTCGACAAGTGGTACGGCAACGAAGACAAAGAGTGGAAAGGCATGTACAACTTCGCAACGATCAACATGCGTTTCTACAAAGAGGAAACTGTGTACCTTGAGCGCGCTAAAAAAGGCGACTTGGATTACATCGATCTTCGCCCGGAAGCTTACGTTAAGAAAACGGAAGGCGCTCCTTGGGGTAAAACAATCATCAAGCACAAAGTTGAGAACTCTGCGCCGAAATCTTACGGTTTCGTAGGCTGGAATCTCCGTCGCGATCTTTTCCAAGATAAGAACGTGCGCGTGGCTTTGGCTCACTTGATGAACCGTGAAGAAATGAATAAGAAATTCCGTTTCGGTATGGCTGACTTGGCAACCGGTCCTACATACGTAAAGAGTGACTACGCTCCGAAAACTGTAAAACCATTCCTCTTTGACCCGAAAGCAGCGACGGAGCTTTTGGCAAAAGCGGGTTGGACTGACACAGACAAAGATGGAACTCTTGATAAAGTTGTTAACGGTAAAAAAGTGTCTTTCAAATTCACTTTGATCCACCCAAATAAAGACAACGAGAAATATTGGACTATGTACAAAGAAGACCTCAAAAAGGCCGGCATTGACATGGAAATCAAATATCTCGAGTGGAACTCATTCTTGAAGTTGATGGACGAAGGTAACTTCGACGCCGTAGCCTTGGGCTGGGGTGGTGGTGACATCACTTGGGATCCTAAACAAATCTGGCACTCTTCAAGTGCGGTTCCAGGCGGTTCTAACTTCATCGGTTACAAAAACCCTGAGGTTGATAAGTTGATCGACGAAGCTCGCCAGTCCCTAGATGAGAAAAAACGCGTGAAACTCTTGCAACAAGTGTACGAAAAGATTGCGGCAGATGCCCCTTACGTGTTCATGTTCAATGATAAATATGACCTGTACGCGACAGCGTCACGCATCCAAATGCCTGCTGAGACATTCAAGTATGGCGTTGGTGTAGACTTCTGGTGGATGGGCAAATAA
- the speA gene encoding biosynthetic arginine decarboxylase: MSNQWSPEKSATLYGINNWGNGYFRVNQTGNVTITPMGATGPSVDLYDLTQDLLDRGIRVPIMIRFPDIIKARVQQLNTCFQKAFADHSYKGNYCGVYPIKVNQQRHLVQELVKHGKNHAMGLECGSKPELLVVLALMSTENALIICNGFKDAEYIETALLSQKLGRNTIIVVDRKEELKMIVDAAKKFNARPKIGFRAKLNTQGAGKWVDSSGARSKFGLTAMEIVEGVEFLKKEGMLDCLELLHYHIGSQVPSIQSIKSSLKEGARFYTELHAMGAGLKYIDVGGGLGVDYDGTGSSDSSVNYSEQEYANDIVSVLQALCDEKGVPHPNIVTESGRFLVAHHSVLIFNVLGVNDLHRMEPPRPATKKDPTIMQDMQYIFEKVNKDNLNECFNDLTQAKQETLQLFTYGVLTLEQRAWCETMYFAIATKMVIMARTTPDTEDIQAALGKELCDTYFANFSVFQSIPDSWAVGQLFPIMPIHRLGEEPTRSATLADLTCDSDGVIEKFIDTESGEPKETVRVHDYTEGQQYYMGIFLTGAYQEILGDLHNLFGDTDAVHISLSEVGYTIDHYVPGDTVTEVLSYVQYGRSEMVDNVRQATEESIQRGTITKQEAKLLIKHYEEGLSGYTYLEEAE, encoded by the coding sequence ATGTCAAATCAATGGAGTCCCGAAAAGAGTGCGACCCTTTATGGAATTAACAACTGGGGTAACGGATACTTCCGCGTAAACCAGACTGGCAATGTGACGATCACTCCGATGGGAGCGACTGGTCCTTCTGTAGACCTCTATGATTTGACTCAAGACCTCTTGGACCGCGGTATCCGCGTTCCAATCATGATCCGTTTCCCTGACATCATCAAAGCGCGCGTTCAGCAGCTCAACACTTGCTTCCAAAAAGCGTTCGCCGATCATAGCTACAAGGGTAACTACTGCGGCGTTTACCCAATCAAGGTGAACCAGCAGCGCCACCTCGTTCAAGAGCTCGTTAAGCACGGTAAAAACCATGCCATGGGTCTTGAGTGCGGTTCTAAGCCTGAGCTTCTTGTGGTTCTTGCTTTGATGAGCACTGAAAACGCTCTCATCATCTGTAACGGCTTCAAAGACGCCGAATACATCGAGACAGCGCTCTTGTCGCAAAAGCTCGGCCGCAACACCATCATCGTTGTCGACCGTAAAGAAGAATTGAAAATGATCGTGGACGCGGCAAAGAAATTCAACGCCCGTCCAAAAATCGGTTTCCGCGCAAAATTGAACACTCAAGGCGCCGGCAAATGGGTTGATTCTTCGGGGGCTCGTTCTAAGTTCGGCCTAACAGCGATGGAAATCGTTGAAGGCGTTGAGTTCCTCAAAAAAGAGGGCATGCTCGATTGCCTCGAGCTCCTTCACTACCACATCGGCTCACAAGTTCCGTCTATCCAAAGCATTAAGTCTTCCCTTAAGGAAGGCGCGCGTTTCTACACAGAATTGCATGCTATGGGCGCGGGTCTTAAGTACATCGACGTAGGCGGCGGCTTGGGCGTTGACTACGACGGTACCGGCTCTTCAGACAGCTCAGTGAATTACAGCGAACAAGAATACGCCAACGACATCGTGTCTGTGCTTCAAGCTCTTTGCGATGAAAAAGGCGTTCCTCATCCAAACATCGTGACTGAGTCTGGCCGCTTCTTGGTGGCGCATCACTCGGTTTTGATTTTCAACGTCTTGGGCGTTAACGATCTTCATCGCATGGAACCACCTCGTCCAGCGACAAAAAAAGATCCAACGATCATGCAAGACATGCAGTACATCTTTGAGAAAGTGAACAAAGACAATCTCAACGAGTGCTTCAATGACTTGACTCAAGCTAAGCAAGAGACATTGCAACTCTTCACATACGGCGTTTTGACTCTTGAGCAACGTGCATGGTGCGAAACGATGTATTTCGCGATCGCTACAAAAATGGTGATCATGGCTCGCACAACTCCAGACACTGAAGACATCCAAGCAGCTTTGGGTAAAGAGCTTTGCGATACTTACTTCGCAAACTTCTCTGTCTTCCAGTCCATTCCGGATTCTTGGGCCGTAGGACAGTTGTTCCCAATCATGCCAATCCACCGTTTGGGCGAAGAGCCAACTCGCAGCGCAACTTTGGCGGATTTGACATGTGACTCTGACGGCGTGATCGAAAAATTCATCGACACTGAGTCTGGCGAACCTAAAGAAACCGTGCGCGTGCACGATTACACTGAAGGCCAGCAATACTACATGGGCATCTTCCTGACAGGCGCCTACCAAGAGATCTTGGGCGACTTGCATAACTTGTTCGGTGATACCGATGCAGTTCACATCTCGTTGAGCGAAGTGGGTTACACCATCGACCACTATGTTCCGGGCGATACAGTGACTGAAGTTCTCAGCTACGTTCAGTACGGCCGTTCTGAAATGGTCGACAACGTTCGCCAAGCAACGGAAGAAAGCATCCAGCGCGGTACGATCACCAAGCAAGAAGCGAAGTTGCTGATTAAGCACTATGAAGAAGGTCTCTCAGGTTACACATACCTCGAAGAAGCAGAGTAA
- a CDS encoding agmatinase family protein, translating to MDKSTPKFDPTTTISSEFGIFGIPMTEAESRVTLVPVPWEVTTSYGRGASDGPRIIREASEQIDLFDFETGKAYEEGFFMREFPNELKEMNDKYKAVAQELIQMRTSQSEDTARMDKLAADVNAACAKMTDWVYNQCKSVLKNKKLLGLVGGDHSTPWGAIQAVAEEHKGDFGVLHIDAHADLRKAYQGFTQSHASIMYNVMTGDKRPSKLVQIGIRDFCEEEFDFIQSRKDIRTFFDMELKRRLLGGESWAQICQDILKELPKKVYISFDIDGLDPAFCPSTGTPVPGGLSIDQVFYLFNEIHKSGRQVVAFDLNEVSTGGEEEAEWDGNVGARVLYKMCGWLVKTNQG from the coding sequence ATGGATAAATCGACACCAAAATTCGATCCAACGACCACCATTTCTTCCGAATTCGGTATCTTTGGGATCCCAATGACCGAGGCCGAGTCCCGAGTCACTTTGGTACCAGTGCCATGGGAAGTAACCACCTCTTACGGCCGCGGCGCTTCGGATGGTCCACGCATCATCCGCGAAGCCAGCGAACAGATCGACCTCTTCGACTTCGAGACTGGTAAGGCTTACGAAGAAGGCTTCTTCATGCGCGAATTCCCAAACGAGTTGAAAGAGATGAACGATAAGTACAAAGCGGTCGCTCAAGAACTCATTCAAATGCGCACAAGCCAGAGTGAAGACACGGCTCGCATGGATAAACTCGCAGCGGACGTGAACGCAGCTTGCGCGAAAATGACTGATTGGGTTTACAACCAATGCAAATCCGTTCTGAAAAACAAAAAGCTATTGGGACTTGTCGGCGGCGATCACTCGACTCCGTGGGGTGCGATCCAAGCTGTCGCTGAAGAACACAAGGGCGACTTCGGTGTTTTGCACATCGATGCGCACGCTGATCTTCGTAAAGCTTATCAAGGCTTCACTCAGTCCCATGCTTCCATCATGTACAACGTGATGACAGGTGATAAGCGTCCTTCGAAGCTGGTACAGATCGGTATCCGTGATTTCTGCGAGGAAGAATTCGACTTTATTCAAAGCCGCAAAGACATCCGCACGTTCTTTGATATGGAATTAAAACGCCGCCTGCTCGGTGGCGAAAGCTGGGCTCAGATCTGCCAGGATATTCTGAAAGAATTGCCGAAAAAAGTTTACATCTCTTTCGATATCGATGGTTTGGATCCTGCGTTCTGCCCAAGCACAGGGACTCCGGTTCCAGGTGGCTTGAGCATCGATCAGGTATTTTACCTCTTTAACGAGATCCATAAAAGCGGCCGCCAAGTCGTTGCTTTCGACTTGAACGAAGTTTCTACCGGCGGCGAAGAGGAAGCTGAGTGGGACGGCAACGTCGGCGCACGCGTTCTTTACAAAATGTGCGGCTGGCTTGTGAAAACCAACCAAGGATAA